A window of the Synechococcus sp. LTW-R genome harbors these coding sequences:
- the recN gene encoding DNA repair protein RecN, producing the protein MLTGLRLQNIALIEELQLEFGQGFTVLTGETGAGKSILLDALDALLGGQGPRLLRQGSHQGVIEASFSLSPPLKEWLSEQELECDEEEVLLSREWRQKEDRLTSRHRLNGVAVNRQQIQSLRPLLLDLTVQGQTQQLARPGQQRRWLDRFGAAELQQHLPPVQESYRSWRQASAALEQAKADWLTLQADLERQQQLLDDLEAAQLEDPAERSRLENEENRLAHGVRLQEGVMTLMGRLVDGAEEAPSVLDHLAACEAELSQMQQLDGSVSELNSRFGDGFAELQDFIRELDRYGSGLESDPDSLGQLQERIALLKALERRHSKELSELIVWRDQLREQLVPGGAQASLEALEQSELQTRQRRDRCNGQLTQARRLAAAALEQDLMQALRPMGLANVRFEVAIEPMDPGEEGADAVQFLFSANPGQPLAPLAEVASGGEMSRFLLALKTCLATADQHVTLLFDEIDTGVSGRVTGAMAELLQRLAQQRQVFCVTHQPLVAAAADHHFRVAKEVRDGATHTRVSQLRDTQARQAELAELAGGDFGETRSYAASLLKRAA; encoded by the coding sequence GTGCTTACCGGTCTGCGTCTCCAAAACATTGCTCTGATCGAAGAGCTGCAGCTGGAGTTTGGTCAGGGCTTTACGGTGCTCACCGGTGAGACCGGAGCCGGTAAGTCCATTCTTTTGGATGCCCTCGACGCCCTCTTGGGGGGGCAGGGGCCGCGGCTCTTGCGCCAAGGCAGTCATCAAGGGGTGATTGAGGCCAGCTTTTCCCTCAGCCCTCCTTTGAAGGAGTGGTTGAGCGAGCAGGAGTTGGAGTGCGACGAGGAGGAGGTGCTGCTGAGCCGCGAATGGCGCCAGAAGGAGGATCGACTGACGAGCCGCCATCGACTCAATGGCGTTGCGGTCAACCGTCAGCAGATCCAATCGCTCCGGCCTTTGCTCTTGGATCTCACGGTTCAGGGGCAAACCCAGCAGCTGGCCCGTCCAGGTCAACAGCGGCGCTGGTTGGATCGCTTTGGCGCTGCTGAACTGCAGCAACATCTTCCCCCCGTTCAAGAGAGTTATCGCTCTTGGCGGCAAGCGTCCGCGGCCCTCGAGCAGGCCAAGGCCGACTGGCTCACGCTGCAGGCCGACTTGGAGCGGCAGCAGCAACTGCTGGATGACCTGGAGGCGGCCCAGCTGGAGGACCCAGCGGAGCGCAGCCGTCTGGAAAACGAAGAGAACCGGCTTGCCCATGGGGTGCGTCTCCAGGAAGGGGTGATGACCCTGATGGGACGGCTCGTGGATGGCGCAGAGGAAGCCCCATCTGTTTTGGACCACTTGGCTGCTTGCGAGGCGGAGTTGTCCCAGATGCAGCAGCTCGATGGCAGCGTCTCGGAGCTGAACTCTCGCTTTGGCGACGGTTTCGCGGAGCTCCAGGACTTCATTCGTGAGCTCGATCGCTATGGCTCGGGCCTGGAGAGCGATCCAGACAGCCTGGGGCAGCTGCAAGAAAGGATCGCCTTGCTGAAGGCGCTGGAGAGGCGTCATAGCAAGGAGCTCTCTGAGCTGATTGTTTGGCGTGATCAGCTGCGCGAACAACTGGTGCCTGGCGGTGCTCAAGCCAGCCTGGAGGCCTTGGAGCAGAGCGAGCTCCAGACCCGCCAGCGCCGGGATCGCTGCAATGGCCAACTCACCCAGGCCCGTCGCCTTGCCGCTGCGGCTCTGGAGCAGGACCTGATGCAGGCCCTGCGGCCCATGGGTCTGGCCAATGTGCGTTTTGAGGTGGCGATTGAGCCCATGGATCCGGGGGAAGAGGGGGCAGATGCCGTGCAGTTCCTGTTCTCCGCGAACCCGGGACAGCCGCTCGCTCCCCTTGCTGAGGTGGCCTCGGGCGGTGAGATGTCCCGTTTCCTTTTGGCGTTGAAAACCTGTTTGGCCACGGCGGATCAGCACGTCACCCTGCTGTTCGACGAAATCGACACCGGCGTCAGTGGCCGCGTCACTGGTGCCATGGCGGAGTTGCTGCAGCGCCTGGCTCAGCAGCGACAGGTCTTTTGCGTGACTCACCAGCCCTTGGTGGCCGCCGCCGCTGACCACCACTTTCGGGTCGCGAAGGAGGTGCGGGACGGCGCAACCCACACACGAGTGTCCCAACTGCGGGACACTCAGGCCCGCCAGGCGGAGCTGGCGGAATTGGCGGGTGGCGATTTCGGCGAGACCAGGAGCTACGCGGCCAGCCTGCTCAAACGCGCTGCCTAG
- the uvrA gene encoding excinuclease ABC subunit UvrA, producing the protein MPRALAKSVNEKAAFQALNGGSLEDVIRVRGARQHNLKNVDVTVPRNQLVVFTGVSGSGKSSLAFDTIFAEGQRRYVESLSAYARQFLGQVDKPDVDAIEGLSPAISIDQKSTSHNPRSTVGTVTEIQDYLRLLFGRAGEPHCPECDRSIRPQSIDEMVDQILTLPEGTRYQLLAPVVRGKKGTHVKLLSGLVAEGFARVRINGEVRELADNIELDKNHSHNIEVVVDRLVAREGIQERLTDSLRTALKRGDGLALVEVVPKSGEELPPEVEKERLYSENFACPVHGAVMEELSPRLFSFNSPYGACADCHGIGHLRQFTKERVIPDPSLPVYAAVAPWAEKDNSYYFSLLYSVGEAFGFEIKTPWHELTAEQQDLLLHGSREPIPIHADSRYKKNQTYLRPFEGILPILERQLRDASGESIRQKLEKYLELVPCASCHGFRLKPEALAVRVGPYRIHELTNSSVGESLRRIEELMGIDGPALLNARQIQIGDLVLREIRMRLKFLLDVGLDYLSLDRPAMTLSGGEAQRIRLATQIGAGLTGVLYVLDEPSIGLHQRDNDRLLNTLVKLRDLGNTLIVVEHDEDTIRAADYIVDIGPGAGVHGGKIVAEGDFETLLAAEESLTGAYLSGRRAIPTPAERRANGSRKLTLVGCARNNLSGFDVEFPLGRLVCVTGVSGSGKSTMVNELLHPALEHKLGMKVPFPAGVEDLKGIKAIDKVIVIDQSPIGRTPRSNPATYTGAFDPIRQVFAATVEAKARGYAVGQFSFNVKGGRCEACSGQGVNVIEMNFLPDVYVQCDVCKGARYNRETLQVKYKGHTIADVLQMTVEQACEVFSAIPQAADRLRTLVDVGLGYVKLGQPAPTLSGGEAQRVKLATELSKRATGKTLYLIDEPTTGLSFYDVHKLMDVMQRLVDKGNSILVIEHNLDVIRCSDWIIDLGPEGGDKGGEIVVMGTPEEVAEHPVSHTGRYLKQVLKQHPSSLNLQKTVGN; encoded by the coding sequence ATGCCCCGCGCCCTCGCCAAAAGCGTGAACGAGAAGGCTGCGTTTCAGGCCCTCAACGGCGGCTCTTTGGAGGATGTGATCCGGGTGCGGGGCGCCCGCCAACACAACCTCAAGAACGTCGACGTCACGGTTCCCCGCAACCAGCTGGTGGTCTTCACCGGGGTCAGCGGCAGCGGTAAGAGCTCCCTGGCCTTCGACACGATTTTTGCGGAAGGCCAGCGCCGCTACGTCGAGAGTCTTTCTGCATACGCCCGGCAGTTCCTCGGCCAAGTCGATAAGCCCGATGTGGATGCGATCGAGGGCCTTTCGCCCGCGATCTCGATTGACCAGAAATCCACGAGCCATAACCCCCGTTCCACGGTGGGAACGGTCACGGAGATCCAGGACTATCTGCGTCTCTTGTTTGGTCGAGCCGGCGAGCCCCACTGCCCTGAGTGCGATCGCTCGATTCGGCCCCAGTCCATCGACGAGATGGTGGACCAGATCCTCACCCTGCCGGAGGGGACCCGTTACCAGCTCCTCGCCCCTGTGGTTCGCGGCAAGAAGGGCACCCACGTCAAGTTGCTGTCCGGCTTGGTGGCCGAGGGCTTTGCCCGGGTTCGGATCAATGGCGAGGTGCGTGAACTCGCCGACAATATTGAGCTCGACAAGAACCACTCCCACAACATCGAGGTGGTGGTGGATCGCCTGGTGGCCCGTGAGGGCATTCAGGAGCGCCTGACCGATTCCCTGCGTACGGCGCTCAAGCGCGGTGATGGTTTGGCCCTCGTCGAAGTGGTGCCCAAGTCAGGCGAGGAGTTGCCGCCGGAGGTCGAGAAGGAGCGCCTCTATTCCGAGAACTTCGCCTGCCCCGTCCACGGCGCGGTGATGGAGGAGCTCTCGCCGCGACTCTTCTCCTTCAACAGTCCCTATGGCGCCTGCGCGGATTGCCATGGCATTGGCCATCTGCGCCAATTCACCAAAGAGCGGGTCATTCCTGATCCTTCCTTGCCGGTGTATGCGGCTGTCGCTCCCTGGGCTGAAAAGGACAACTCCTATTACTTCTCCCTGCTCTATTCGGTGGGAGAAGCCTTTGGCTTTGAGATCAAGACGCCTTGGCATGAGCTGACGGCGGAGCAGCAGGACCTCCTGCTGCATGGCTCAAGGGAACCGATCCCCATCCACGCCGACAGCCGCTACAAGAAAAACCAGACCTATCTGCGGCCGTTCGAAGGAATCCTGCCGATCCTCGAGCGCCAGCTGCGCGACGCCAGCGGTGAGTCCATTCGCCAGAAGCTTGAAAAATATCTGGAGTTGGTGCCTTGCGCCAGCTGCCATGGTTTCCGCCTGAAGCCCGAAGCCCTGGCTGTGCGGGTGGGCCCCTACCGGATCCACGAGCTGACCAACAGCAGTGTTGGCGAGAGCCTGCGCCGGATCGAAGAGCTGATGGGCATCGATGGCCCTGCCTTGCTCAATGCTCGTCAAATCCAAATTGGTGATCTGGTGCTGCGTGAGATCCGCATGCGCCTGAAGTTCCTGCTGGACGTGGGCCTGGATTACTTGAGCCTGGATCGCCCAGCGATGACCCTCTCGGGTGGTGAGGCTCAGCGGATCCGTCTCGCCACCCAGATCGGTGCGGGTCTGACGGGGGTGCTCTACGTGCTCGACGAGCCGAGCATCGGTTTGCACCAGCGCGACAACGACCGGCTGCTGAACACCCTCGTGAAGCTCAGGGATCTGGGCAACACCTTGATCGTGGTGGAGCACGACGAGGACACGATTCGCGCCGCCGACTACATCGTCGATATTGGCCCTGGTGCCGGGGTCCATGGCGGCAAGATCGTCGCCGAGGGCGACTTCGAGACGCTGTTGGCGGCCGAGGAGTCGTTGACCGGTGCCTATCTGAGTGGCCGCAGGGCCATTCCCACTCCTGCTGAACGCCGTGCCAACGGTTCCCGCAAGCTCACGCTCGTGGGTTGCGCGCGCAACAACCTCAGCGGCTTCGACGTGGAGTTCCCCTTGGGCCGCTTGGTCTGTGTGACCGGGGTGAGTGGTAGCGGTAAGAGCACCATGGTCAACGAGCTCCTGCACCCTGCGCTGGAGCACAAGCTGGGGATGAAAGTCCCTTTCCCGGCTGGGGTTGAGGACCTTAAAGGCATCAAGGCGATCGACAAGGTGATCGTGATCGACCAATCGCCGATCGGCCGGACGCCTCGCTCCAACCCAGCGACCTACACCGGCGCCTTTGATCCAATCCGTCAGGTCTTTGCGGCCACGGTAGAGGCCAAGGCCCGCGGTTACGCGGTCGGACAGTTCAGCTTCAACGTCAAGGGTGGTCGCTGCGAAGCCTGCAGCGGCCAGGGCGTGAATGTCATTGAGATGAACTTCCTGCCCGACGTCTACGTCCAGTGCGACGTCTGCAAGGGCGCTCGCTACAACCGCGAGACGTTGCAGGTCAAATACAAGGGCCACACCATCGCCGATGTGCTGCAGATGACGGTGGAGCAGGCCTGCGAGGTGTTTTCAGCGATTCCTCAGGCCGCCGACCGGCTGCGCACCTTGGTGGATGTGGGCTTGGGTTACGTCAAGCTCGGCCAACCCGCGCCAACCCTCTCCGGTGGTGAGGCCCAGCGGGTCAAGCTTGCCACCGAACTGTCCAAACGGGCCACCGGCAAGACCCTCTATCTAATCGATGAGCCCACAACCGGCCTGAGCTTCTACGACGTCCACAAGTTGATGGATGTGATGCAGCGGCTTGTGGATAAGGGGAATTCGATCTTGGTGATCGAGCACAACCTCGACGTGATTCGCTGTTCTGACTGGATTATTGATCTTGGTCCCGAGGGTGGTGACAAGGGTGGCGAGATCGTCGTGATGGGAACGCCGGAGGAGGTTGCGGAGCATCCCGTCTCCCATACGGGCCGCTATCTCAAGCAGGTGCTGAAGCAGCATCCATCAAGTCTGAACCTGCAAAAGACGGTAGGCAACTAG
- a CDS encoding AarF/ABC1/UbiB kinase family protein yields the protein MSDTGLTPAEAAAAAMQRSVFGDDAEPNAPSEPTKTVEPQREELSDFIEAAGLLEYDPAAISRIYAGAPQRLIRRLWQTLVPIGLYLFGIGFDWLTRRLKDPDYARARAKEAADLVASLGPAFIKAGQALSTRPDIVPPLLLEELAGLQDQLPGFDSGLAMACIEEDLGAPISAIYAELEREPISAASLGQVHRGVLLSGEKVAVKVQRPGLREQITLDLYIVRNIAAWLNTNIGLIRSDLVALIDELGKRVFEEMDYCNEATNAETFAALHAHNPRIAVPRIFRDATARRVLTMEWIDGVKLTNLEAVRELGIDPDDMVTVGVNCSLQQLLEHGFFHADPHPGNLLALPDGRLAYLDFGMMSEVSRESRTGLIQAVVHLVNRNFGKLSNDFVSLGFLAEDVNLEPIVPAFEQVFGQALEMGVSRMDFKAVTDDLSGVMYRFPFRVPPYYALIIRSLVTLEGIALSVDPDFKILGAAYPYFARRLMEDPDPQLRNSLKEMLFDGEIFRWQRLDNLISSAASGNQLDLEGLLDQVLDFLFSPKAGLLRNQLVEATVDQLDALGWQTAVRLSQRLPKALRPPGLRNQATITPSDVELLSLEPIQRLVAILSQLPGFDPQLLLKRIPRLLQEVELRRMGSEMARGLAERSLVRLVRDVMVSPA from the coding sequence ATGTCAGACACCGGCCTCACCCCTGCCGAAGCAGCGGCGGCTGCCATGCAACGCAGTGTGTTCGGGGACGACGCCGAACCGAACGCTCCTTCTGAACCGACGAAAACAGTGGAGCCCCAGCGCGAGGAGCTCTCCGACTTCATCGAAGCCGCTGGCCTGCTCGAGTACGACCCGGCAGCGATCAGTCGGATCTACGCCGGTGCCCCTCAACGCTTGATCCGCCGGCTCTGGCAAACGCTGGTTCCGATCGGCCTCTATCTCTTCGGTATCGGCTTCGACTGGCTCACCCGCCGTCTCAAGGATCCCGACTACGCCCGAGCCAGGGCAAAAGAAGCCGCTGATCTGGTGGCATCCCTCGGTCCAGCCTTCATCAAGGCCGGCCAAGCCCTCTCCACCCGTCCCGACATCGTTCCACCGCTACTACTGGAGGAGCTCGCCGGACTACAAGACCAACTGCCCGGCTTTGATTCAGGCCTGGCCATGGCCTGCATTGAGGAGGACCTCGGTGCACCGATTTCAGCCATTTACGCCGAACTCGAGCGCGAGCCGATCTCCGCCGCGTCCCTCGGCCAGGTCCACCGGGGTGTCTTGCTGAGCGGCGAAAAGGTCGCCGTCAAAGTCCAGCGTCCAGGACTGAGGGAGCAGATCACCCTCGACCTCTACATCGTCCGCAACATTGCGGCCTGGTTGAACACCAACATCGGCCTGATCCGCTCGGACCTTGTTGCCCTGATCGATGAGCTGGGCAAGCGGGTCTTCGAAGAGATGGACTACTGCAACGAGGCAACCAACGCCGAGACGTTCGCAGCGCTCCACGCCCACAACCCCCGCATTGCGGTCCCCCGAATCTTCCGCGACGCCACCGCACGGCGCGTGCTGACGATGGAGTGGATCGATGGGGTCAAACTCACCAACCTCGAAGCCGTTCGCGAGCTGGGGATCGACCCCGACGACATGGTCACGGTCGGGGTGAACTGCTCCCTGCAGCAACTGCTGGAGCATGGCTTCTTCCACGCCGACCCCCATCCCGGAAACCTGCTGGCGTTGCCCGATGGCCGCCTGGCCTACCTGGACTTCGGGATGATGAGCGAGGTCAGCCGTGAGAGCCGCACGGGGCTAATCCAAGCGGTTGTTCACCTGGTGAACCGCAACTTCGGAAAGCTCAGCAACGACTTCGTCAGCCTGGGCTTCCTGGCGGAAGACGTGAATCTCGAGCCCATCGTTCCGGCCTTTGAACAGGTCTTTGGCCAAGCCCTGGAGATGGGTGTGAGCCGGATGGACTTCAAGGCCGTCACCGACGACCTCAGCGGGGTGATGTATCGCTTCCCCTTCCGTGTCCCGCCCTATTACGCCCTGATCATTCGCTCCCTGGTGACGCTGGAGGGCATCGCCTTGAGCGTCGACCCCGACTTCAAGATCCTGGGTGCGGCCTATCCCTACTTCGCCCGCCGGCTGATGGAGGACCCCGATCCGCAGTTGCGCAACAGCCTCAAGGAAATGCTGTTCGACGGGGAAATCTTCCGTTGGCAGCGGCTCGACAACCTGATCAGCAGCGCCGCCAGCGGCAACCAGTTGGACCTTGAGGGACTGCTGGATCAAGTCCTCGATTTCCTCTTCTCCCCCAAGGCCGGACTGCTGCGCAATCAGCTGGTCGAAGCCACTGTTGACCAACTTGATGCCCTGGGCTGGCAAACCGCCGTCAGGCTCAGCCAACGCCTCCCAAAAGCCCTCAGGCCTCCAGGGTTGCGCAATCAAGCCACAATCACACCGAGCGACGTGGAGTTGCTCTCGCTTGAACCGATCCAACGGCTCGTGGCGATCCTGAGCCAACTACCGGGCTTTGATCCGCAACTGTTGCTGAAACGCATCCCCCGGCTGCTCCAGGAAGTCGAGCTGCGCCGGATGGGATCAGAGATGGCCAGGGGATTGGCGGAGCGTAGTCTTGTCAGGCTCGTGCGGGACGTCATGGTCAGTCCGGCTTAA